Proteins encoded together in one Chitinophaga lutea window:
- a CDS encoding LytR/AlgR family response regulator transcription factor: MKVIIIEDENLAIKRLIKLISGIDGRIEVVATLRSIAESVSWLSEHPAPDLIFMDIELADGQSFEIFKQVTVTSPVIFTTSYDQYALRAFEVNSVDYLLKPVEPEGLAQALNKHKAIQAHYAGQAVKSVNITRLLNDLRESFDKKQYRKRFLVKSGNKQVSIETEEIAYFYRDGRITFFRTFGNGKFITDYTLEELEDEMLDPSLFFRINRSCIVAIKSVRTIESFPGNRLHLDLSPAFDKDSIVSRDKVAAFKDWIGK, translated from the coding sequence ATGAAAGTGATTATCATTGAAGATGAAAATCTCGCCATCAAAAGACTGATAAAACTGATATCCGGAATTGACGGTCGTATCGAGGTTGTCGCAACCCTTCGGAGCATCGCGGAAAGCGTCAGCTGGCTGAGTGAGCATCCGGCGCCCGACCTGATATTTATGGACATTGAGCTGGCAGACGGCCAGAGTTTCGAGATATTCAAACAGGTGACAGTGACCAGCCCGGTTATTTTCACTACCTCATACGATCAGTATGCGTTGCGTGCTTTCGAAGTAAACAGTGTGGATTACCTGCTTAAACCTGTTGAGCCCGAAGGGCTTGCGCAGGCACTCAACAAACACAAAGCAATACAGGCACATTATGCCGGTCAGGCCGTGAAATCCGTGAATATAACCCGGTTGCTGAACGACCTCCGGGAGAGCTTCGACAAGAAACAATACAGGAAACGTTTCCTCGTAAAATCCGGAAATAAGCAGGTAAGCATCGAAACGGAAGAAATCGCTTATTTCTACAGGGACGGCAGGATTACTTTTTTCAGAACGTTTGGGAACGGCAAATTTATTACTGATTATACGCTGGAAGAACTGGAGGATGAGATGCTGGATCCTTCCCTGTTTTTCAGAATTAACCGGTCGTGCATAGTGGCTATAAAATCGGTCAGGACAATTGAATCTTTCCCGGGGAACAGGCTACATCTGGATCTCAGTCCTGCTTTCGACAAAGATTCCATCGTTAGCAGAGACAAAGTGGCAGCGTTTAAAGACTGGATTGGCAAATGA
- a CDS encoding sensor histidine kinase, whose product MTKQTDPGNLKAPRGNQLTGYDVRVLFIVLPYYFILAGLIWGREYVTDTRIFFTTTVVILIVWPLSWFVHSKAGYIIRSHYPEVNQTTRRVLLTLAVFIPITIFINYLILLFCCHAAGRPYMPGKFGGISVAGIVLNILATAVFEATYLLKKWKTSLVEAEKSKKASLQSELDNLKSQVNPHFLFNSLNSLSALISEDQQKAERFLYEMCRVYRYLLQNNEHELTTLGVELTFLKSYFYLLKTRYEAAIQLDINIPERYHNRLLPPFTLQMLVENAVKHNIIIESNPLIIDLFINGNSELVVRNNQQAKPVSVQSNRIGLKNIQRKYQLLSQQIVTVVPDERYFTVTLPLINPATHESDYH is encoded by the coding sequence ATGACAAAACAAACCGATCCTGGTAATTTAAAAGCACCGAGAGGCAACCAACTCACTGGTTATGATGTAAGAGTACTGTTTATCGTGCTGCCCTATTATTTCATTCTGGCCGGGCTTATCTGGGGAAGGGAATATGTGACGGATACGCGGATTTTTTTTACCACAACAGTTGTCATACTCATTGTATGGCCATTATCCTGGTTCGTTCATTCAAAAGCAGGGTATATCATCAGGAGTCATTATCCGGAAGTCAACCAGACGACCCGGCGTGTGTTATTAACGCTCGCGGTTTTTATACCCATCACGATTTTTATCAACTACCTTATTCTGTTGTTTTGCTGCCATGCCGCCGGGCGCCCGTATATGCCCGGAAAATTCGGCGGCATTTCCGTAGCGGGCATTGTGTTGAATATTTTAGCCACTGCAGTGTTTGAGGCAACCTACCTGTTAAAAAAATGGAAGACGTCCCTCGTTGAAGCGGAGAAGTCAAAGAAGGCTTCCCTGCAAAGTGAACTGGATAATCTGAAGTCACAGGTCAACCCCCATTTTCTGTTCAATTCGTTAAACTCCTTATCCGCCCTCATTTCCGAAGATCAGCAAAAAGCCGAACGATTTTTGTATGAAATGTGCAGGGTATACCGCTACCTGTTGCAGAATAACGAACATGAGCTTACCACGCTTGGTGTGGAGCTGACATTCCTGAAGTCTTATTTCTATCTTCTGAAAACAAGGTATGAAGCCGCCATCCAATTGGACATCAACATCCCGGAGCGATATCATAATCGCCTGCTCCCGCCTTTCACGCTTCAGATGCTGGTGGAAAATGCGGTCAAACATAATATTATTATAGAATCCAATCCACTCATCATTGATTTGTTTATCAACGGCAATTCGGAGTTAGTGGTCCGTAATAACCAGCAGGCCAAACCGGTATCCGTGCAGTCGAACAGAATTGGGTTGAAGAACATTCAGAGAAAGTACCAGTTATTATCGCAACAGATTGTTACCGTAGTGCCGGACGAGCGGTATTTTACGGTGACTCTCCCGCTTATAAATCCCGCTACCCATGAAAGTGATTATCATTGA
- a CDS encoding DinB family protein, translating into MKIFFTELFEYNHDCNQKLVDLLTGNADKTSEKTIKLYSHILNAHQIWNNRIEPREPAFGIWQVHAIGDWRNIEQANHEHTMQIVDKLDLDSEIQYTIGKVNRFSKSVRHLLFHVINHSTYHRGQIATECRQSGLDPLATDYILYERK; encoded by the coding sequence ATGAAAATCTTCTTCACCGAACTGTTTGAATATAATCACGATTGTAATCAGAAGCTGGTGGATTTATTGACCGGCAATGCAGACAAAACTTCTGAAAAGACCATAAAACTCTATAGCCATATCCTGAATGCGCACCAGATATGGAATAACCGGATAGAGCCGAGGGAGCCTGCTTTCGGCATCTGGCAGGTGCATGCCATCGGGGACTGGCGGAACATTGAGCAGGCAAACCATGAGCATACCATGCAGATCGTCGATAAGCTGGACCTCGACAGCGAAATCCAGTACACCATTGGTAAAGTAAACAGGTTTAGCAAAAGTGTCCGGCATCTGTTGTTTCATGTAATTAATCATTCCACCTATCACAGGGGACAAATTGCCACTGAATGCAGGCAAAGCGGGCTTGACCCGCTGGCAACCGACTATATTCTCTACGAGCGGAAATAA
- a CDS encoding helix-turn-helix domain-containing protein encodes METLYLSGASIGVFLSFVLFTKSDKTVADYMLASWLAASAIMLLSVYLLASGQYTKYPTGAIQGLWMPLAQGPFLYLYIKYQTRPVLFQKRDLLHFLPFVSGYLLFSQFYLLPFDAKVSVLENNAAGFEPENKLRAILIYVSGVIYIPLSCHQLLLFRKSLEHRFSNVEKINFRWLLYLITGMAAIWIAVLVVHSDRLVFSASTIFVCWMGYFGIKQVNVFSQKNIETIAFAANEAKLAEDTDKDQPSSVQPPVPKYAKSALDDETAQKLHKTLLSVLEEEKPYLDPELTLDALAGMVHTNPNLLSQVINAVEQKTFYELINELRVKEFLRQVVLPANKKYTLLTIAYDCGFNSKASFNRNFRKITGKSPSEYLHTIS; translated from the coding sequence ATGGAAACGCTTTATTTATCCGGTGCTAGTATAGGAGTTTTTTTATCTTTTGTTTTATTCACCAAGTCAGATAAAACGGTGGCGGATTATATGCTTGCCTCCTGGCTTGCAGCTTCAGCCATTATGTTGCTGTCTGTTTACCTGCTGGCGTCGGGACAGTATACAAAGTATCCAACAGGAGCCATCCAGGGTTTATGGATGCCATTGGCCCAGGGGCCTTTCCTGTATCTGTATATAAAATACCAGACGCGTCCTGTACTATTTCAAAAGCGGGATCTCCTGCATTTTTTACCGTTCGTTTCGGGTTATTTACTTTTTTCCCAGTTTTACCTGCTTCCGTTTGATGCAAAGGTCAGTGTTCTTGAAAACAACGCCGCTGGCTTTGAACCGGAAAATAAACTGAGGGCTATCCTGATTTATGTATCCGGGGTCATTTATATCCCTTTGTCCTGCCACCAACTCCTGCTTTTTAGAAAAAGCCTCGAACACCGGTTTTCAAACGTTGAAAAAATCAATTTCCGTTGGCTGCTTTACCTGATTACCGGGATGGCCGCCATCTGGATTGCCGTTTTGGTGGTTCATTCAGACCGGCTTGTCTTTTCGGCCTCCACTATATTTGTATGCTGGATGGGCTATTTCGGCATCAAACAGGTGAATGTATTCAGCCAGAAAAATATCGAAACCATCGCTTTCGCAGCAAATGAAGCCAAGTTGGCAGAAGATACCGACAAAGACCAGCCATCGTCTGTTCAGCCTCCCGTGCCCAAATACGCCAAATCTGCTTTGGATGACGAAACCGCACAAAAACTTCATAAAACACTGCTTTCCGTACTGGAAGAAGAAAAACCCTACCTGGATCCGGAATTAACCCTCGATGCCCTCGCCGGTATGGTCCATACAAATCCGAACCTGCTGTCACAGGTCATTAACGCCGTTGAACAAAAGACTTTTTACGAGCTGATAAACGAGCTGCGGGTGAAAGAATTCTTGCGGCAGGTCGTCCTCCCGGCCAATAAAAAATATACGCTGCTGACCATTGCCTACGATTGCGGGTTTAACTCAAAAGCCTCCTTCAACCGGAATTTCAGGAAAATCACCGGAAAGTCCCCCAGTGAATACCTCCATACGATTTCTTAA
- a CDS encoding alpha/beta hydrolase: MKIPKWVKRVAVAIFALVALLLITGFVFESISRYNAGKIIPNGRFAEVGHHRLHYLQKGTGSPTIVFETAFDPAGHLQWFNMQQVLAAYTTTISYDRAGILWSERGGNPKTGDKIAEELHLLLEKSGAPKPYILVGHSLGGVLTRFFVRKYPHDVAGVILIDSQHPDNEKFLSPELSKMVNQGLPGGFLKFANAFGLARLMFGNMFPQNGQYTYQNSIMPALLHKSAYAVLEEQDGMPSIKKEASKIRSFGSIPLCVISATDENRFDSFIKDEKLKAEMVAAWDKMQKDQLGLSAISRQILVPNSGHYINQDQPKAIEEAVKAMILTTRHKKPTPLGQLAQ, encoded by the coding sequence ATGAAAATTCCAAAATGGGTTAAAAGGGTCGCCGTGGCCATATTTGCATTAGTGGCCTTGTTGTTGATCACCGGGTTTGTATTTGAAAGCATATCCCGCTATAATGCCGGAAAGATCATTCCCAACGGCCGGTTTGCCGAAGTAGGCCATCACCGCCTTCATTATCTGCAAAAGGGAACTGGGAGCCCGACGATCGTTTTCGAAACGGCGTTTGACCCGGCCGGCCACCTCCAGTGGTTCAATATGCAACAGGTACTGGCTGCATATACGACAACCATTTCGTACGACCGGGCCGGGATCCTCTGGAGTGAAAGAGGGGGCAATCCCAAAACCGGCGACAAAATAGCCGAAGAATTACACCTCCTGCTGGAGAAATCCGGGGCCCCGAAACCCTATATTCTTGTGGGGCACTCCCTGGGAGGCGTGCTTACCAGGTTCTTTGTCCGTAAATACCCCCACGATGTAGCCGGGGTGATACTGATCGACAGCCAGCACCCGGATAATGAAAAATTCCTGTCGCCCGAACTTTCCAAAATGGTCAATCAGGGATTACCGGGCGGCTTTCTGAAGTTTGCCAATGCTTTCGGGCTTGCCAGGCTGATGTTCGGCAACATGTTCCCTCAAAACGGGCAATACACCTATCAAAACTCCATCATGCCGGCATTGCTCCATAAAAGTGCTTATGCCGTTCTGGAAGAGCAGGACGGGATGCCATCGATAAAAAAAGAGGCGTCAAAAATCAGGTCTTTCGGCTCCATTCCCCTATGCGTCATTAGCGCAACTGACGAAAACAGGTTTGATTCGTTTATCAAAGACGAAAAACTGAAGGCCGAAATGGTTGCAGCATGGGACAAAATGCAGAAAGACCAGTTGGGGCTTTCCGCCATCAGCAGGCAGATCCTCGTTCCGAACAGCGGCCATTATATCAACCAGGATCAACCGAAGGCTATTGAAGAGGCGGTAAAAGCAATGATTTTAACTACCCGGCATAAAAAACCAACGCCTCTCGGCCAGCTGGCCCAATGA
- a CDS encoding FAD-dependent oxidoreductase, whose amino-acid sequence MIAGKKIIIIGAGVCGPALAIQLKRKGGHAEIFESRSEENIHEGAFLGITPNGLNILRQFIDLHELKEDSTPGAIKFYNAKGKMIAEGPTGYQLEKYGAETLQLKRSNLNRCIREAAAAEGVQIRYNRKLTRLEQDENTVTAFFDDGTVASGDMLIGCDGIFSTVRQQIFPGENGLRYTKLISTGGYARHPRLAQPSDAIHMTFGERGFFAYAVSGQGEVWWFNNYRRNEEPAPHEIRTTLKEEIRQNLLTVHKNDDPLFSEIIRNSSDIIAYPVYDIPELPYWYKNRVCLMGDAAHGISPHVGQGASLALEDSVVLTDLLGRKEHCSEAFAEFQAARSGRVEKIIRTARKIGDTKAKINPVAAWFRDRLIGFFIRKQLSKLDWLYGWKYPAR is encoded by the coding sequence ATGATCGCGGGTAAAAAAATCATCATTATCGGTGCGGGGGTATGTGGTCCGGCACTAGCCATACAACTGAAAAGAAAAGGCGGCCACGCGGAGATATTCGAGTCGCGGAGCGAGGAGAACATCCATGAGGGGGCGTTCCTCGGGATAACGCCGAACGGCCTGAATATCCTCAGGCAGTTTATCGACCTCCATGAACTGAAAGAGGACTCAACGCCCGGGGCGATAAAATTCTATAACGCGAAGGGCAAAATGATTGCGGAAGGGCCTACGGGATACCAGCTGGAAAAATACGGTGCGGAAACGCTCCAGCTGAAGCGGTCAAATCTGAACCGCTGCATCCGGGAAGCCGCGGCGGCGGAAGGCGTACAGATCCGGTACAACAGGAAACTGACAAGACTGGAGCAGGACGAAAACACGGTGACGGCTTTTTTTGACGATGGCACCGTTGCCTCCGGCGATATGCTCATCGGGTGCGATGGCATATTCTCCACCGTCAGGCAGCAGATATTTCCTGGTGAAAACGGGCTGCGATACACGAAATTGATTTCCACCGGGGGGTATGCCCGCCATCCCCGTTTGGCACAACCCTCGGATGCGATACATATGACATTTGGCGAAAGGGGTTTTTTCGCTTATGCGGTATCCGGCCAAGGAGAAGTCTGGTGGTTTAATAACTACAGGCGAAACGAGGAACCGGCGCCACATGAAATCAGGACCACGCTGAAAGAAGAAATCCGGCAGAATCTTTTAACGGTCCATAAAAATGACGACCCGTTGTTTTCCGAAATCATCCGGAATAGCAGCGACATCATTGCCTATCCGGTGTATGACATACCCGAATTGCCATACTGGTATAAGAACAGGGTTTGCCTGATGGGGGATGCCGCTCACGGCATTTCACCCCACGTGGGCCAGGGCGCTTCTTTAGCCCTGGAAGACAGTGTTGTGCTGACAGATCTGCTGGGCAGAAAGGAGCATTGCAGCGAGGCTTTTGCTGAATTTCAGGCTGCCCGCAGCGGCCGCGTCGAGAAAATAATACGCACCGCCCGGAAAATAGGGGATACAAAAGCAAAGATTAACCCGGTGGCGGCCTGGTTCAGGGACCGACTGATCGGTTTCTTTATCAGGAAACAGCTCTCGAAACTGGACTGGCTGTACGGCTGGAAATATCCTGCCCGTTAA
- a CDS encoding transposase has translation MEKTGSITYSTADKWLFFCIAGYFIMNGAQLWETAIMVPAWTKAPPASLVFFQEPYPLDFKQFWIITHSIHELIFIIAIVTNWRVKQRKFKLLLLFIAHFAIRAWTLLYFAPAIDQFREVPFSGAVDQLLVEKAAGWRNWNYLRVSLFFMLNMLMIPLFKYNSNDRG, from the coding sequence ATGGAAAAAACTGGAAGTATAACGTATTCGACGGCCGACAAATGGCTGTTTTTCTGCATCGCCGGATATTTTATCATGAACGGCGCGCAACTTTGGGAAACCGCCATCATGGTACCTGCATGGACAAAGGCGCCGCCGGCTTCGCTTGTCTTCTTTCAGGAGCCCTATCCGCTGGATTTCAAGCAATTCTGGATAATTACACATAGCATCCACGAGCTGATTTTTATAATAGCCATTGTGACGAACTGGCGGGTAAAGCAGCGAAAATTCAAACTTTTGCTGCTATTCATTGCGCATTTCGCCATAAGAGCCTGGACGCTTTTATACTTCGCTCCCGCCATCGACCAGTTCCGGGAGGTTCCCTTCAGCGGCGCCGTCGATCAGCTGCTCGTTGAAAAAGCCGCCGGCTGGCGAAACTGGAATTATCTCCGTGTATCGCTGTTCTTCATGCTGAATATGCTCATGATCCCACTCTTCAAATACAATTCAAATGATCGCGGGTAA
- a CDS encoding helix-turn-helix transcriptional regulator gives MAFELINDKGDSLLKSDHQIDGMKPAFSSESFDLDLPFGNVRSTQWTFDGIKAISTDSRFRAPTVFDWKGDNEVITMHFNLLGTISMFDPRLNRPFVLSANRHNLFYGKEAGGKIQTDDLHTNTFLIQFSKDAFFRIAENGNEAIKRFAGHVDAGRSAALSDTNLDIDFRIQSCINAMLHCQFNDQLKGLFYLSKAIELLVLQAETFDSALQPYPRHLKGEYDRERIIFAKDYLLEHIQNPPSLKELSKVAGMNEFKLKKGFKEIFNRTAFEYLSDVRLERAKQDLMERNKTATQIADELGYSSLHHFSNAFKKKFNVPPTKILKK, from the coding sequence ATGGCATTTGAATTAATCAATGACAAAGGCGATAGCCTCCTGAAGAGCGATCACCAGATTGACGGAATGAAACCGGCGTTTTCTTCCGAAAGCTTTGATCTTGACTTGCCATTTGGAAACGTAAGATCGACCCAATGGACCTTCGATGGAATAAAAGCCATCAGTACCGACTCCCGTTTCCGGGCGCCCACGGTGTTTGACTGGAAAGGCGACAATGAGGTGATCACCATGCACTTTAATTTACTGGGCACCATTTCCATGTTCGATCCCCGGCTAAACAGGCCTTTCGTATTATCCGCCAACCGGCATAACCTGTTTTACGGCAAAGAGGCCGGCGGTAAAATTCAAACGGACGACCTGCATACGAATACCTTTCTCATACAATTTTCCAAAGATGCTTTTTTCAGGATCGCGGAAAATGGCAACGAGGCCATCAAACGTTTTGCCGGCCACGTTGATGCCGGGCGGTCGGCCGCACTTTCCGACACGAACCTGGATATTGACTTCAGGATCCAAAGCTGCATCAACGCGATGCTGCATTGTCAATTCAACGACCAGCTGAAGGGATTGTTTTATTTATCCAAGGCCATAGAACTGCTGGTGTTACAGGCCGAAACATTCGATAGCGCCTTGCAACCCTATCCCCGGCACCTGAAAGGCGAGTACGACAGGGAGCGCATTATTTTTGCAAAGGACTACCTGCTCGAACACATTCAAAACCCTCCCAGCCTGAAAGAACTATCGAAAGTTGCGGGGATGAATGAATTCAAGCTCAAGAAAGGGTTTAAAGAGATTTTTAATCGCACCGCCTTTGAGTACCTGTCGGATGTGAGGCTAGAAAGAGCAAAGCAGGACCTGATGGAACGAAACAAAACCGCCACACAGATTGCCGACGAGCTGGGTTATAGCTCACTTCACCATTTCAGTAATGCATTCAAGAAAAAATTCAATGTTCCCCCGACGAAGATTCTAAAAAAATAG
- a CDS encoding ClbS/DfsB family four-helix bundle protein gives MSIPADKEELLKAIKTNYDKLDTELMSIPPGLATVRELEGHARGSLMSIHNLVSYLVGWGELVLKWNRKQDNKEPVDFPETGYKWNELGKLAQKFYADYKKEDFPALLKKLNDTVSDILSLVQSKSNHELYGTAWYDKWTLGRMIQFNTASPYTNARGRIRKWKKEKNIP, from the coding sequence ATGAGTATACCGGCTGATAAAGAAGAATTGCTGAAAGCCATCAAAACGAATTACGACAAACTGGATACGGAACTCATGTCAATTCCCCCTGGGCTAGCCACAGTCAGGGAGCTGGAGGGCCATGCCAGGGGAAGCCTGATGAGCATTCACAATCTCGTTTCATACCTCGTTGGATGGGGTGAATTGGTGCTGAAGTGGAATCGTAAACAGGACAATAAAGAACCGGTCGACTTCCCCGAAACGGGTTATAAATGGAATGAACTAGGCAAACTTGCGCAGAAGTTTTATGCAGATTATAAAAAAGAAGACTTCCCTGCCCTTCTTAAAAAACTCAACGATACGGTTTCAGATATTTTATCATTGGTGCAGTCAAAGTCCAATCACGAATTATATGGAACGGCGTGGTACGACAAATGGACTTTGGGCAGGATGATACAGTTCAATACCGCTTCACCCTATACCAATGCAAGAGGAAGAATCCGTAAGTGGAAAAAGGAAAAAAACATTCCGTAG
- a CDS encoding LytR/AlgR family response regulator transcription factor — MNCIIIDDEPLAREAIEMLINQTDNLDLTGSFNSPETAAKFIASNTVELIFLDIQMPGINGIDFARTIPKETFVIFTTAYAEFATDSYEVDAIDYLIKPVKLERFQKAVEKAHTYAKLFKADYANNNIEQVADDFFFVKADRRIFKVYFNNLLFIQGLKDYVVMHSENQKVITAMNIKTIYEQLPKDMFVRVSKSYVINVKHIDSVDNNTVYMGTNEIPIGSIYRDFFFSEFVTKRMMNR; from the coding sequence ATGAACTGTATTATTATAGACGATGAACCATTGGCAAGAGAAGCCATAGAGATGTTGATCAATCAAACAGATAATTTGGATTTAACCGGCTCGTTCAACAGTCCCGAAACGGCGGCAAAATTTATAGCAAGCAATACGGTGGAATTAATCTTTCTTGACATACAAATGCCGGGAATTAACGGAATTGATTTTGCCCGAACCATTCCGAAAGAGACATTTGTGATTTTTACAACCGCCTATGCTGAATTTGCAACCGACAGCTATGAAGTAGATGCGATCGACTACCTGATAAAACCCGTAAAGCTGGAGCGTTTTCAAAAGGCGGTTGAAAAAGCCCACACTTACGCCAAGTTATTCAAGGCGGATTACGCCAATAACAATATCGAGCAGGTAGCGGACGATTTTTTCTTTGTGAAGGCAGACCGGAGAATTTTTAAAGTCTATTTCAATAACCTGCTTTTTATCCAGGGTTTAAAGGATTATGTCGTGATGCACAGCGAAAATCAGAAGGTGATTACGGCGATGAATATCAAAACTATTTACGAGCAATTGCCAAAAGATATGTTTGTGAGAGTGAGCAAGTCCTATGTGATCAATGTCAAGCATATCGATTCTGTGGATAATAACACGGTGTACATGGGTACGAACGAGATCCCGATCGGTAGTATTTATAGAGATTTCTTTTTTTCAGAATTCGTGACAAAAAGGATGATGAACAGGTAA
- a CDS encoding response regulator, giving the protein MTCIVINGEPAAGNVISMLIGQTDGLTLVASFDNTGEASVFMSKNTVDLVFFDIQADETKGYRFIKAIPSGTFVIFISGFSSTAISTHQPVAAIGSISVRFQKGVDMARTYSRVVKMGSANMADDYFII; this is encoded by the coding sequence GTGACCTGCATTGTGATAAATGGAGAACCGGCAGCGGGAAACGTCATCAGCATGTTAATCGGCCAAACGGACGGCCTGACATTGGTGGCGTCGTTTGACAATACAGGGGAGGCTTCCGTATTTATGTCCAAAAACACGGTGGATTTGGTGTTCTTCGATATTCAGGCGGATGAAACAAAGGGTTACAGGTTTATCAAGGCCATCCCATCCGGAACATTCGTTATTTTTATTTCCGGATTTTCTTCAACTGCCATCAGCACACATCAACCTGTTGCTGCTATTGGTTCAATATCAGTTCGGTTTCAAAAGGGAGTTGATATGGCAAGAACTTATTCCCGCGTTGTAAAGATGGGAAGTGCAAATATGGCAGACGATTATTTCATCATATAG
- a CDS encoding sensor histidine kinase, with the protein MNDFTHQQAISENALFRFLISPDRRILRHLLLIFFIGAVLYNSASVIDHPVAVFLYFLILFYLNMYVLVPRFLFRNKNLEYCLSVAGILVVVAICGWFVNPFNKENGLNIPLFSFLTLVLVAASSSIKLFQKGMMDRQLIYELKQSKAYAELEQLKNQINPHFLFNMLNNANVLTKKDPGKASQVLMKLSDLLRYQLYDSARDKVLLTSDIHFLEDFLNLEKVRRDSFDFLVSKEGDLSGVQIPPLLFIPFVENAVKHNNDATNSSYVNLYFDVRNGELFFKCINSKPMLKAVNNTGGLGLTNVKRRLELLFPATHVLHIEDDPERYCVTLTIQL; encoded by the coding sequence ATGAATGATTTTACCCATCAACAGGCTATTAGCGAAAACGCGCTTTTTCGTTTCCTGATTTCACCTGACCGCAGGATACTCCGGCATCTGCTGCTCATTTTTTTCATAGGCGCCGTGCTGTACAACAGTGCTTCCGTAATTGATCACCCGGTAGCAGTATTTTTGTATTTTCTTATATTGTTCTATTTGAATATGTACGTGCTGGTGCCAAGGTTTTTGTTCAGGAACAAGAACCTTGAATACTGCCTGTCTGTGGCCGGTATCCTTGTTGTAGTAGCTATTTGTGGTTGGTTTGTCAATCCTTTTAACAAAGAAAACGGGCTGAATATCCCGCTTTTTTCCTTCCTGACCCTGGTGCTGGTAGCGGCTTCATCGTCGATAAAACTGTTTCAGAAGGGAATGATGGATAGGCAATTGATCTATGAGCTGAAACAGTCGAAAGCTTATGCGGAATTGGAACAATTGAAAAACCAGATCAACCCGCATTTTTTGTTTAATATGCTGAACAATGCCAATGTTCTAACGAAGAAAGACCCCGGGAAAGCCTCGCAGGTTTTAATGAAGCTGAGCGATTTACTTCGCTACCAGCTCTATGACAGCGCAAGAGATAAGGTGTTGTTGACTTCGGACATTCATTTCCTGGAAGATTTTTTGAACCTGGAAAAAGTAAGGCGGGATAGTTTTGATTTCCTGGTTTCAAAAGAGGGAGATTTGAGCGGCGTACAGATTCCTCCTTTGCTGTTCATTCCGTTTGTGGAAAATGCCGTGAAGCACAATAATGATGCAACAAACTCGTCTTATGTAAACCTGTATTTCGATGTCAGAAACGGTGAACTTTTTTTTAAATGCATCAACTCCAAACCGATGCTTAAAGCCGTTAACAATACAGGCGGATTGGGGCTGACAAATGTCAAACGAAGGCTGGAACTTTTGTTCCCGGCAACACATGTTCTACATATCGAAGACGACCCGGAAAGGTATTGTGTGACCTTAACCATACAGCTGTGA